A window of Parasynechococcus marenigrum WH 8102 contains these coding sequences:
- a CDS encoding capsular polysaccharide biosynthesis protein — protein sequence MIQRFGVPEIGLLAHRTVPALLAPAQLLPGRRRDVEALLAWGRRPSARRVECLGRRWQLPVWHLEDGLLRSLAKGRQHPPLALLVDDLGVHFDATQPSRMEQQIQQPLTPSQHNRARELQQRWCAQRLSKLNPARESPAPAEPFVLVVDQSAGDCSIGLGQAGPESFRCMLQEALRDQPDCLVVVKVHPDVIRGRARGHFRRRDLQHPRIRICADGLHPAALLEQALAVYVVTSQMGFEALLWGRTVHCFGMPFYAGWGLTHDRLPAPVRRVQMVPLEALVHAALVAGTRCVDPHHHQPCPIETLMDAIGLQRRLQGADPQRVEAFGFTPWKQRSLKRFLAGSELRFRLPRALPGPRAEAVAVWGRRARPRLLATARQRALPVLQVEDGFLRSVGLGADLIDPISWVVDRRGMYYDATESSDLEHRLATVHWNEAQLERAEALRQQLVEQAITKYNLSGDGWQRPKGGRRVVLVVGQVESDASIRYGAPGITTNLALLEAVRAAEPEAFLIYKPHPDVVAGLCRSGEGEERAGQVCDCLLGDGSIHALFEQVDALHVLTSLAGFEALLRGVEVNCWGLPFYAGWGLTNDRLSSPRRGRPLPLAALVHAALIDYPRYVSRHSGWFITPEQAIEELVAWRDAPAAPRTLVQALFRHWGRLRSR from the coding sequence ATGATTCAGCGATTCGGGGTGCCGGAGATCGGTCTACTGGCCCATCGCACGGTGCCGGCGCTGCTGGCTCCGGCGCAGTTGCTGCCGGGCCGGCGGCGGGATGTGGAGGCGTTGCTGGCCTGGGGGCGACGCCCCAGTGCCCGGCGGGTGGAGTGCTTGGGTCGACGCTGGCAGCTGCCGGTGTGGCATCTCGAGGATGGTCTGCTGCGCTCCTTGGCCAAGGGCCGCCAGCACCCACCTCTGGCGTTGTTGGTGGATGACCTGGGGGTTCATTTCGATGCCACCCAGCCCAGCCGGATGGAGCAGCAGATTCAGCAACCGCTGACCCCTTCACAACACAACCGGGCTCGTGAACTTCAGCAGCGGTGGTGTGCTCAGCGGCTGAGCAAGCTCAACCCCGCCCGGGAATCACCGGCTCCAGCCGAGCCCTTTGTGCTGGTGGTGGACCAGTCCGCCGGCGACTGCTCCATCGGCCTCGGGCAAGCCGGGCCGGAGAGCTTCCGGTGCATGTTGCAGGAGGCGCTGCGGGATCAGCCGGACTGTCTGGTGGTGGTGAAGGTGCATCCGGATGTGATCCGGGGCCGCGCCCGGGGCCATTTCCGCCGGCGGGATCTGCAGCACCCGCGCATCCGCATCTGCGCTGACGGATTGCACCCTGCCGCCCTGTTGGAGCAGGCCCTGGCGGTGTATGTGGTGACCTCCCAGATGGGCTTCGAAGCACTGCTGTGGGGGCGAACGGTCCACTGCTTTGGCATGCCCTTTTATGCCGGTTGGGGGCTGACCCATGATCGTCTTCCGGCTCCGGTCCGTCGGGTGCAGATGGTGCCCTTGGAAGCGCTGGTGCATGCGGCGCTGGTGGCGGGCACCCGTTGTGTGGATCCCCATCACCATCAGCCCTGCCCGATCGAAACGCTGATGGATGCCATCGGGCTGCAACGCCGCCTGCAGGGGGCGGATCCTCAGCGGGTGGAGGCCTTCGGGTTTACGCCCTGGAAGCAACGCAGCCTCAAGCGCTTTCTGGCCGGCAGTGAGCTGCGCTTCCGCCTGCCGCGGGCGTTGCCGGGGCCACGGGCGGAGGCTGTGGCGGTGTGGGGGCGGCGGGCGCGACCACGCCTGCTGGCCACGGCGCGCCAACGGGCGCTGCCTGTGCTGCAGGTGGAGGACGGCTTCCTGCGTTCGGTGGGGCTGGGGGCGGATCTGATCGATCCGATCTCCTGGGTGGTGGACCGCCGGGGGATGTATTACGACGCCACGGAGAGCAGCGATCTGGAACATCGGCTGGCAACAGTGCATTGGAATGAGGCCCAGTTGGAACGGGCTGAGGCCCTGCGCCAACAGCTGGTGGAGCAGGCGATCACCAAGTACAACCTGTCGGGAGATGGGTGGCAGCGCCCCAAGGGGGGCCGGCGGGTGGTGTTGGTGGTGGGCCAGGTGGAAAGCGACGCTTCAATCCGCTACGGCGCTCCCGGGATCACCACCAACCTTGCGCTGCTGGAGGCTGTTCGGGCCGCTGAACCGGAGGCTTTTCTGATTTACAAGCCCCATCCGGATGTGGTGGCGGGCCTCTGCCGCTCCGGGGAAGGGGAAGAGCGGGCTGGGCAGGTCTGCGATTGTCTGTTGGGCGATGGTTCGATCCATGCCCTGTTTGAGCAGGTGGATGCCCTGCATGTGCTCACCTCACTGGCGGGATTTGAGGCGCTGCTGCGGGGGGTGGAGGTGAACTGCTGGGGCCTGCCGTTTTATGCGGGTTGGGGTCTGACGAATGACCGGTTGTCGTCTCCTCGGCGGGGGCGGCCGCTGCCATTGGCGGCGTTGGTGCATGCCGCCTTGATTGATTACCCCCGCTACGTCAGCCGCCACAGCGGTTGGTTCATCACTCCAGAACAAGCCATCGAGGAGCTGGTGGCCTGGCGGGATGCACCTGCGGCTCCACGCACCCTGGTGCAGGCCCTGTTCCGCCACTGGGGGCGACTGCGCAGCCGCTGA
- a CDS encoding acylneuraminate cytidylyltransferase family protein, producing MSATAGALAVIPARGGSKGIPGKNLQAVGGLSLVARSVQAAFASRGVDRVVVSTDDDAIAGEAQSHGAEVVRRPVAIAGDTASSESALLHALDTLEQQGPLPSLLVFLQCTSPFTSGAQIDQVLTAFENPEINSAFAVAPWHGFLWRNDGRGINHDPQHPRQRRQDLEPAFLETGAIYAMSTACFRAEGSRFCAPWQPVVIDDSGPEIDTPADLALCRSLAALTAS from the coding sequence ATGAGCGCGACCGCTGGAGCCCTGGCTGTGATTCCAGCGCGGGGCGGCTCTAAAGGGATACCCGGTAAGAACCTGCAAGCGGTGGGCGGGCTCTCCCTGGTGGCTCGCAGCGTGCAAGCTGCATTCGCGAGCCGCGGGGTGGATCGGGTGGTGGTCAGCACCGACGATGACGCCATCGCTGGAGAAGCCCAGAGCCATGGCGCCGAGGTGGTGCGTCGCCCGGTCGCCATTGCAGGCGATACGGCCAGTTCCGAATCAGCCCTGCTGCATGCCCTGGACACCTTGGAACAGCAAGGGCCACTGCCTTCCCTGCTGGTCTTCCTGCAGTGCACATCTCCTTTCACCAGCGGTGCACAGATCGACCAGGTGCTGACAGCATTTGAGAATCCGGAGATCAACAGTGCCTTCGCCGTCGCGCCATGGCATGGCTTCCTCTGGCGCAATGATGGCCGCGGGATCAACCACGACCCTCAACACCCCCGTCAACGGCGGCAGGACCTGGAGCCAGCTTTTCTGGAAACCGGTGCGATCTACGCCATGAGCACCGCCTGTTTCCGCGCCGAAGGCAGCCGCTTCTGTGCCCCCTGGCAACCGGTGGTGATCGATGACTCGGGGCCGGAAATCGATACACCGGCCGATCTGGCCCTCTGCCGCAGCCTTGCGGCTCTCACTGCCAGTTAG
- a CDS encoding DUF6716 putative glycosyltransferase produces the protein MAPAADKRLSGRKVAAVACFDSFGKVAMTLLAACRREGAETTLHLLQVSNRALSRRQRLEISRTDRRTTIKRGAWGDFRSLTAAMAGDTDVLILGLDGLRSRDALLMLSKEWHRRTDRPVLVSAYPGLLFRFALEGMLDRSGADLLCLNSDQDFAQYRLGREALGLSSDNAVVTGLPLLWNARSEQTLPDKPSIVFFEQPSIPVHPLQRRYICKQLKELAEAWPNHPVIFKPRTSSIESTLHRRHGEMAGVIERMSDTVPNLQLSFKPATRLLRQCGCAITVSSTAALEAMAMGVSTRIVGDLGVTETLGNHFFAESGAVADFAAICRDPFTPVHKVDWLQRHGHQPEGQEIFLSALLKQLHGDRPPLPTDGLGPGSWGSRSWQTYAIRHGGRRMLSSGGARSSQQKRHKTRTLLRRLRDGLVGFGWLSRWLRER, from the coding sequence ATGGCGCCCGCTGCCGATAAGCGCCTCTCCGGCAGAAAGGTGGCCGCCGTCGCCTGCTTCGACTCCTTCGGCAAGGTGGCCATGACCTTGCTTGCCGCCTGCCGGCGTGAGGGAGCTGAAACGACATTGCATCTGCTGCAGGTCTCGAACCGGGCTCTCTCTCGCCGCCAACGCCTGGAGATCAGCCGCACCGACCGCCGCACCACGATTAAGAGGGGAGCTTGGGGTGACTTTCGCAGCCTCACCGCCGCCATGGCCGGTGACACCGATGTTCTGATTCTGGGTTTGGACGGTCTCCGCAGCCGTGATGCGCTACTGATGCTGTCGAAGGAGTGGCATCGCCGCACGGACCGCCCGGTTCTGGTCAGTGCCTATCCAGGCCTGCTATTCCGCTTTGCCTTGGAGGGAATGCTGGATCGTTCCGGCGCTGACCTGCTTTGCCTCAACAGTGATCAGGATTTCGCCCAGTATCGGCTCGGCCGTGAGGCCCTGGGGCTGTCCAGCGATAACGCCGTGGTGACGGGCCTGCCGTTGCTCTGGAACGCCAGATCCGAGCAAACCTTGCCTGACAAACCATCGATTGTGTTCTTCGAGCAGCCCTCGATACCGGTCCATCCGCTGCAACGGCGCTACATCTGCAAGCAACTCAAGGAGCTGGCGGAAGCCTGGCCCAATCATCCGGTGATTTTCAAACCGCGAACCTCCAGCATCGAGAGCACCCTGCACCGTCGCCACGGCGAAATGGCTGGTGTGATCGAGCGTATGAGTGACACGGTCCCCAATCTGCAACTCAGTTTCAAGCCAGCCACGCGGCTGCTGCGGCAATGCGGCTGCGCCATCACCGTCTCGTCAACGGCAGCCCTTGAGGCCATGGCCATGGGCGTGAGCACCCGCATCGTTGGCGATCTCGGTGTCACCGAGACCCTGGGCAATCACTTTTTTGCGGAATCAGGGGCCGTTGCGGACTTCGCCGCAATCTGTCGTGACCCGTTCACACCCGTTCACAAGGTCGACTGGTTGCAACGCCACGGCCACCAACCCGAGGGGCAGGAGATCTTTCTGTCAGCCCTGTTGAAACAACTGCATGGCGACCGGCCCCCGTTGCCAACCGATGGCCTTGGACCAGGCAGCTGGGGCAGCCGCAGCTGGCAGACCTATGCCATCCGTCACGGCGGCCGCCGCATGCTCAGCAGTGGTGGCGCGCGCTCCAGCCAGCAAAAACGGCATAAAACCCGCACCCTTCTGCGCCGACTCCGCGATGGGCTGGTGGGCTTCGGCTGGTTGTCTCGGTGGCTAAGGGAGCGATGA